In [Phormidium] sp. ETS-05, the genomic window ATCCAATATCACGCCGCTGCAATCTCTTGCTAATTTGGCTTTGCTCAATCTCAACAACAACCAAGTTTCTGATTTAACGCCTTTGGGTGGTCTAAGTCAGCTCCGTTACTTGTATCTATTTGATAATCAAATCTCCAATCTTCGTCCCATATCCTCTCTCACTGAGCTAAAATACCTCAGTTTAGGGAGTAACTCTATTGCTGATTTAACGGCGATATCGCCTTTGAGGAATCTCACGGTGCTGGATGTGAAAAATAATCAGATTTCTGAGGTGACGCCGCTGCAGTTTATGTCTGATTTGAAGGTGGTTTACTTGGAAAATAATCAGGTCAGTGACCTGAAGCCGATCGCGGCTCTACCTGTGCTGACTACCATCTGGTTGGACAACAACCCCATTAGTGATATTAGCCCTCTCACTGCCCTGGATAAGCTGACTTTCGTCAACCTCAAAGGCACGAAAGTCACTGCCCAAACTTGTCCTTTTAGCTCCGAATCAATTTGTAATTTTTAGTGTTTGATGGGATGGGGTGAATTCAGCTCCCGGGGTTCTTAACCTCGCTAAAGGTTAAGAACCCAAAGGGATTTCAGGCGGTTTCTGGGGTGGGGGGATGGGCTAAAGCCCAACCCTGGAGCCACCGCCCGCAGCAGCCACCATCCAGGGTCATCAACCCGCCTTGACTTAGGGGCGATCGACTGTTACATTATTGTGGTTATGCCCAAGCTGGGGTAGTACAGAAGTACCCCATCGAATCGCTGAAATTAAACTTTTCCTGGAAGGAAAAGGGTGACATCGGAAGTGCTAATATGGAAAACATCTATGAATATATCTTGGCCGGACTGAAAGAATCACCAGATTTTTATGATTGCCAAACTTTTCTCACATTTGAGACCTATCTGGCTTCTTTGCAGGAGCCAACCAAATATCTATGGGAATCATATCGCTGCGATCGAGTGGAAGTTGATTACTCCAGTCCTGAAGTGCAAGCAGCTTATTTAATTCGCTACTATACTCCCCATGTAAAAATGGCCTTTAAGCTGCTCAGTTTATGTCCAGAATTATTGAGTTTACCGGAAAAAATAAACGTTGGCTTGTTTGGGGGTGGTCCTTGTCCTGAAATGGCTGGTTTAGCCCTATTTTTAAACCAATTTTGTCCCCAAACTCAATCTTTGGCAGTTAATGTTTATGATAGTGCTGCTGACAAATGGACTCCTAGCCGAAACCTCACCAAAAATTTTGTATTTAACCGCCTATGGAAAGGTGATATTTCCGATACGGTGAGCAAATTAGATTTATGTTTTCCCGGTGTCTTAAGGCCAGTAGCCGAATCTATCAGTCAGAGTCATCTGTTGATTTTACAAAATTGCTTGAGTGAAATGTGGGATGTATCCACAGCTCAATACAATCTCCAATTTATACTCGATCGGGCGCCTTTAAACAGCTTTATCGTGATTGGCGACTTGCTTTATGACCAAAACCGCCAAATTGTAGAATATCTCGGCAAAATTGCCCGTCAAAGAAGCGACTGTCAAGTTCTGGAGAACGGTGAATTAACAATTAATTTGTCCGTCAGACCACCTCTGATAGTGAGTAATAACTTATTAACGAGTCGGAAACCGTATTTAACAGCTCGTGCCCGAATTAACGCTTTATTTATGGTGATTCACAAATATATGCCATGATTCATGTGATAGTGTTTAGCAACCAATTTCTATTGGGCCTCCACCTTTGGGTTGGGGGCCATATCATACCATCCTAGGAGAGAAGGGGAATCGGGGTGATGTTGTCGGTGATTTTCCCTGGCTTTATCAAAACTGGTGGTGGCATAACAATACTGACACCCAAATAAGCAAGTATCATATATTCCAATGTCTTGGCTTTTGACACAACCACAAGCCTCACGCTGACTTGCATCCTTTTTATGGGTAACTTCTATATCAAATACTTGCTTGATATAATCATCATCTATGCACTTTCCTGGTTTGATGCCATACTCTGCCAATAATTGGCATGGTTCCGCACAGCTAAAAAGCTCCAAATTATATTTCTCAGCAAGTTTCGCTAGGGATGGCAAAAAATTGCTAAAAACTTCCGGGATATCTTCAAAATTATCAAATTTGATATTTTGTTCTTGCTCAATCTGTTTGAGCCGCCGATTATTTTTAGCATACCTATCCATAAAACTAATCACACTTCGTGTAGTATAAGCATATAATTTTTGACCAATATAATCATATTGCTCAAGGTGAAAACATACATCAGTTTTTTGACTAAAAACAATCGGGTCATATCGCCAAATCACTCGAGTTTTACAGATTTGATTGCTTAACTCATGGAATGTTTTGATTGCTATATGAAAAGGTAATTGATTTACATCTAAAAATCCAGGATTATTCATTAATGTGAAATTAAAATAATATTTGTATCCCAAGCGGTCTAATTCCGGTAAGTAGGGAAATAAAGGTTTGGGGTTGCGCGTCCAGAAAACGATGGCATCCACATTTTCGGGAGTTAAGTCAATGCGTTGCTTTTGGTGTGGATTGAAAGGATTTGGCACGACGCAGTAACCGGCTCGAATGCGATTCATAAACCATTTTGGGTAAAATGCCGGAATATCAGTCCGGCGGCTGGCACTAATAATCATTTTTGTCTCCTTATATGCGGTTGGAAAAATGCCGATCACACCGCTGTCACCACAGCATCAGACAGAAAAAAATTAACAGATTTAGATAATAAATATAATCATAACGATTCCAGCAGTAAATGTCAAGCCGGGGAGTTGTGGGGGCCTCGGTTGGTCCTGGTTATGGGGAGCTACCGCACAAGTATGAGTAAATGTACTTAGTTAACTTGCCGATCCAAAATTTTTCAACCCTCTTGCCAAATTTGAAAATCTATACTACTATATAGTGATACAGCATAATCCGGTTAAGTAGGGGCCAAAATGCTCCCACCAATAGGATTGTGACTGTTGTGGAAGCCGCCAGGAGAGAGACCCTGGGGTGCTAACTGCGCTGGCGATGCTGGACGCTCCTAGAGCGACACCAGCATCTAGTAGATAAAGATAAGGAGACAAAATCATGTTATTTCGCCAACTTTACGACAATGAAACCAGTACCTACACTTATTTAATCGCCGATGAAACCAGCAAAGAAGCGGTGTTGGTGGATCCGGTGATAGAGCAAGTGGAGCGAGATTTAAAATTGCTGCAGGAGTTGGGATTGACTTTGCGGGCCTGCCTAGAAACCCATGTTCACGCGGATCACATCACCGGAACTGGCAAACTGCGCGAAGTAACTGGCTGTGAGGGAATTGTGCCAGAAAATGCCAGCGTCGCTTGTGCGAATCGCTTTATTAAAGATGGGGAAATCTTGCGCGTGGGGGAAATCGAGGTGAAGGCGATCGCCACATTAGGCCATACCGATAGCCATATGTCTTATCTGGTGAATGGAGACCTAGTATTAACCGGCGACTCCCTATTTATTCGCGGTTGCGGACGCACAGACTTTCAAAGCGGCGACCCCGGATTAATGTATGAACATGTCACCGAAAAACTGTTCACCCTCCCCGACCAAACCCTAGTTTACCCCGGTCACGACTACCGAGGTCAAACCGTTTCCACTATTGGGGAAGAAAAGAAATATAACCCTCGGTTTGTGGGTCAAAACCGCGCCAGCTTCATCACCCTGATGAACAACCTCAACCTGCCAAACCCCAAGAAAATTGCCGAAGCTGTTCCCGCGAACCAACAGTGCGGCAACGTTCCTGCCTAGAAATGACA contains:
- a CDS encoding leucine-rich repeat domain-containing protein, which produces MNHFKTATITLALTLVSTLVGYKGANAQDTSSFKTFADWCNNQNSLTPAAKRTVNVLLDLAGTRDCTQANNRLANRTEIILNSQKISDIGPVATLTKATILNLSDNQITDISPLANLTNLNVLKLIGNQISNITPLQSLANLALLNLNNNQVSDLTPLGGLSQLRYLYLFDNQISNLRPISSLTELKYLSLGSNSIADLTAISPLRNLTVLDVKNNQISEVTPLQFMSDLKVVYLENNQVSDLKPIAALPVLTTIWLDNNPISDISPLTALDKLTFVNLKGTKVTAQTCPFSSESICNF
- a CDS encoding DUF1848 domain-containing protein, producing MIISASRRTDIPAFYPKWFMNRIRAGYCVVPNPFNPHQKQRIDLTPENVDAIVFWTRNPKPLFPYLPELDRLGYKYYFNFTLMNNPGFLDVNQLPFHIAIKTFHELSNQICKTRVIWRYDPIVFSQKTDVCFHLEQYDYIGQKLYAYTTRSVISFMDRYAKNNRRLKQIEQEQNIKFDNFEDIPEVFSNFLPSLAKLAEKYNLELFSCAEPCQLLAEYGIKPGKCIDDDYIKQVFDIEVTHKKDASQREACGCVKSQDIGIYDTCLFGCQYCYATTSFDKARENHRQHHPDSPSLLGWYDMAPNPKVEAQ
- a CDS encoding MBL fold metallo-hydrolase, encoding MLFRQLYDNETSTYTYLIADETSKEAVLVDPVIEQVERDLKLLQELGLTLRACLETHVHADHITGTGKLREVTGCEGIVPENASVACANRFIKDGEILRVGEIEVKAIATLGHTDSHMSYLVNGDLVLTGDSLFIRGCGRTDFQSGDPGLMYEHVTEKLFTLPDQTLVYPGHDYRGQTVSTIGEEKKYNPRFVGQNRASFITLMNNLNLPNPKKIAEAVPANQQCGNVPA